The Rubrobacter naiadicus DNA window TCACGAGTTTCTCTTCCTGTTCTTCTGGGAGCTGGCCGCGATCTTGTTTTACGGCCTGGTCGTCTTCGAGGACGGAAGGGAGGGGCGCGTCGACGCCGGCTACCTCTACTCGGCCGCCTCGAAGCTGGGGACCGCTCTTATCTTCGCCGCTTTCTTTCTCGCTTTCGTAAAGAGTGGAACCTTCGCCTTCTCTGGCATTGAGGGTGCATATATATCACCCATCACCCCCGTACTCCAACGCGATATTCCTGCTCTCGTTTATCGGGTTTGGGTTGAAGGCGGGCGTGGTGCCGCTCCAGGTCTGGCTTCCTGACGCCCACTCCAAAAGCCCAAAGCCTGTGTCTGCGCTTCTGGCCGGGGTCATTTTGACCTTC harbors:
- a CDS encoding proton-conducting transporter membrane subunit, encoding MPLQVWLPDAHSKSPKPVSALLAGVILTF